The Parashewanella tropica genome window below encodes:
- a CDS encoding DUF1501 domain-containing protein, giving the protein MSNKNYTRRQFLHTSTVFMVGTTAMLTGCGGGGSSAGTPVTPPVNPPVNPPVNPPVAGPLKVAKQAKSLVFIMLDGGNDSFNMLVPRTAADYAQYQATRGALSIDKSKLHNLNDVSNQQGKQFGLHPALPKTQKLFNDKKLSFIANVGPMVERVTKAEYRANSKPLPLGLMSHSDQFKHWQTSRPSERLNSGWFGSIADVVQPNKANDDISMNISLAGSNIMQNGVKSREYAITKSGSVGLSVKDNANPALKDLNDVLLKGFNDMLESTSGSSFDKTYVNGVKYSQAQFEKFEEATKTITVDWKGGDSELAQQLEMVAKTIKARAALGMAGQQQTFFVRYIGWDHHSELLKTHNKMLGIVDDALSGFQQALDDLGVADEVVTFTGSDFGRSLTSNGNGTDHGWGGNTLVMGNAVKGGEVFGQYPALNLGDANELDVGGGVLIPTTSTDEVYAELAMWFGAEKATLPKLFPNLGNFYNVTSSDKPLGFIKS; this is encoded by the coding sequence ATGTCGAACAAAAATTATACTAGACGTCAGTTTTTACACACCTCCACAGTCTTTATGGTGGGGACAACTGCAATGCTCACAGGCTGTGGCGGTGGAGGCAGCTCTGCAGGTACGCCTGTAACGCCTCCTGTAAATCCACCAGTGAACCCGCCTGTAAATCCGCCTGTGGCTGGACCGTTGAAAGTAGCCAAACAAGCTAAGAGTCTTGTATTCATTATGCTTGATGGCGGTAACGACAGCTTCAATATGCTAGTGCCACGTACAGCTGCTGATTATGCACAGTACCAAGCCACGCGTGGAGCATTAAGCATTGATAAAAGCAAACTGCATAACTTGAATGACGTAAGTAATCAGCAGGGTAAACAATTCGGTTTGCACCCTGCACTACCAAAAACTCAGAAGTTGTTTAACGATAAAAAACTATCATTTATCGCCAACGTTGGCCCTATGGTAGAAAGAGTGACTAAAGCCGAATACAGAGCCAACTCTAAGCCTCTGCCTTTAGGTCTAATGTCACACTCTGATCAATTTAAGCATTGGCAAACCTCTCGCCCTAGCGAGCGCTTAAACTCAGGTTGGTTTGGAAGCATCGCTGATGTGGTTCAACCAAATAAAGCCAATGATGATATATCAATGAATATCTCACTCGCGGGCAGTAACATCATGCAAAATGGTGTGAAAAGCCGTGAGTACGCCATCACCAAATCTGGTAGTGTCGGTTTATCTGTTAAAGATAATGCCAACCCCGCACTTAAAGATCTGAATGATGTTCTATTAAAAGGATTCAACGACATGCTTGAATCAACTTCAGGTTCAAGCTTTGATAAAACCTACGTCAATGGTGTGAAATACTCTCAAGCTCAATTTGAGAAGTTTGAGGAAGCTACTAAAACTATTACTGTAGATTGGAAAGGCGGTGATTCTGAGCTAGCCCAACAACTTGAAATGGTGGCGAAAACCATTAAAGCAAGAGCGGCACTGGGAATGGCTGGTCAGCAACAAACCTTCTTTGTGCGCTACATCGGCTGGGATCATCACAGTGAGCTACTCAAAACCCACAACAAGATGCTAGGCATTGTTGATGATGCGCTTTCTGGCTTCCAACAAGCGTTGGATGACTTAGGAGTCGCGGATGAAGTGGTTACCTTTACAGGCTCTGATTTTGGTCGCTCATTAACCTCAAATGGTAATGGTACTGATCACGGCTGGGGTGGTAATACTTTAGTAATGGGTAATGCCGTTAAAGGTGGTGAAGTATTTGGACAATACCCTGCACTCAACCTAGGTGATGCTAACGAGTTAGATGTGGGTGGTGGTGTACTGATCCCAACGACATCAACCGATGAAGTTTATGCAGAACTCGCCATGTGGTTTGGCGCAGAAAAAGCCACGCTACCAAAACTTTTCCCTAATTTGGGTAATTTTTATAATGTAACTTCAAGTGACAAACCGCTTGGGTTTATTAAATCGTAA
- a CDS encoding zinc ribbon-containing protein, whose product MTEKSQALLDLYQQLIQQVKQEYENDTSLTVNDLMQSVEQGATFLSMKDDIDETELDLVKAFLHREISEFVKHQHEQDISTSPTFLMLENSLFHWLGEITDRSQVEWHELSKELKQAGTYKAGEIVSQGRMICEDCGHGMDIEFPSIISSCPECDSTEFIRQPLNP is encoded by the coding sequence ATGACAGAAAAAAGCCAAGCATTATTGGATTTATACCAGCAACTCATTCAGCAGGTTAAACAAGAGTATGAAAACGATACTTCATTAACCGTAAATGACTTGATGCAATCAGTCGAACAAGGCGCAACTTTTTTGTCGATGAAGGACGATATTGATGAAACTGAGTTGGATCTGGTTAAGGCATTTTTGCATCGTGAAATCTCTGAGTTTGTTAAACATCAGCATGAGCAAGACATCAGTACGAGCCCAACATTTTTAATGCTAGAAAATAGCCTGTTTCATTGGCTGGGTGAGATAACGGATCGAAGCCAAGTTGAGTGGCATGAATTGTCAAAAGAGTTGAAGCAAGCAGGCACTTATAAAGCGGGTGAGATAGTAAGCCAAGGTCGCATGATATGTGAAGATTGCGGTCATGGAATGGATATCGAATTTCCATCGATCATCTCCAGTTGCCCGGAGTGTGATAGTACTGAGTTTATCAGACAGCCCTTAAATCCATAA
- a CDS encoding ankyrin repeat domain-containing protein encodes MAGLVDRCADLTLQAGTALDENIQEPEKPSFTADETQYQLNTQGSEVENHNQLVSDYVSLAPENHAAPENTSISDAKSEALLEAFSKNNVDKAIEFIKMNGVDTLYQKQPLLVLACRHQASKKMIKAIVDCAQRQGSPIKETANETYVELCSQLHFPTQLEAILKAGFCPNTCKSDVNTPLIRVMLSRPTNREQLVTLLVTHGASVDVMEELTGITPLMFAAQYQNPAVLRLILEKGANPLVTDNQGNTALHFSLASGCIDNAAILVKNGAKLDTRNLQGKSAFQVIGQKLVIGSYHEKSKGYMEAFGQQLIPPRLHAFEDVSCEMLIFDAAQKRNWALVLKLCIDNYELLQPVNLASDEVKKLNGFWTVTEFLPLAGLTSIDERPDALSLFSLYRLLHESKFDIIDGALEGDYSLLNTLIKDEAIRLKLNSVPEIQSFLAQRCEN; translated from the coding sequence ATGGCTGGTTTGGTTGATAGGTGTGCTGATTTAACGTTGCAAGCTGGTACTGCATTAGATGAAAACATTCAAGAGCCTGAAAAACCGTCATTCACTGCCGATGAAACTCAATATCAACTTAACACTCAAGGCTCTGAGGTTGAAAATCATAACCAGCTGGTGAGTGATTATGTTTCGCTGGCCCCCGAGAACCATGCCGCTCCAGAGAATACCTCAATTTCAGATGCAAAATCAGAAGCACTTTTAGAAGCATTTTCTAAGAATAATGTTGATAAAGCGATTGAATTTATCAAAATGAATGGGGTTGACACTTTGTATCAAAAACAACCACTTTTAGTGTTAGCTTGTCGGCATCAGGCATCAAAAAAAATGATCAAAGCGATTGTTGATTGCGCACAACGTCAAGGTTCACCGATAAAAGAGACGGCTAATGAAACCTATGTCGAATTGTGCTCTCAATTACACTTTCCTACTCAATTAGAGGCAATCTTAAAGGCTGGGTTTTGCCCTAATACCTGTAAGTCAGATGTTAATACGCCATTAATAAGGGTGATGTTAAGCCGCCCTACTAATCGAGAGCAGCTTGTTACATTATTAGTGACGCATGGTGCTTCCGTTGATGTAATGGAAGAACTGACGGGCATCACTCCTTTAATGTTTGCAGCCCAATACCAAAACCCTGCTGTACTAAGGCTTATCTTGGAAAAAGGAGCTAATCCACTTGTGACAGATAATCAGGGTAATACTGCACTTCACTTTTCTCTGGCTAGTGGTTGTATAGATAATGCCGCAATATTAGTTAAAAATGGGGCTAAATTAGACACAAGAAATTTGCAGGGTAAGTCCGCTTTTCAGGTTATAGGGCAGAAGTTGGTTATAGGAAGCTATCATGAAAAAAGTAAAGGTTATATGGAAGCTTTTGGACAGCAATTGATTCCGCCGAGATTACATGCATTTGAAGATGTATCTTGTGAAATGTTGATCTTTGATGCCGCTCAAAAGAGAAACTGGGCTTTAGTGTTAAAGCTATGTATTGATAATTATGAGTTGCTGCAACCTGTGAATTTGGCTTCGGATGAAGTGAAAAAGTTAAATGGATTCTGGACGGTCACAGAGTTTCTCCCTTTAGCTGGCTTAACAAGCATTGATGAGCGACCTGATGCTTTATCACTATTTTCTTTGTATCGCTTATTGCACGAAAGTAAATTTGACATCATTGATGGTGCGTTGGAAGGCGATTATTCGCTGCTAAACACGCTTATAAAAGATGAAGCGATTAGATTAAAGCTCAATAGTGTCCCTGAGATACAATCATTTTTAGCTCAACGGTGTGAAAACTAA